A region of the Acanthopagrus latus isolate v.2019 chromosome 18, fAcaLat1.1, whole genome shotgun sequence genome:
ATCAGATAAGCGTGTACGTAATCAGGTAAGCCAGACGACACACATACCTGTGGAAGAAGAGCAGGATAGACAGCATGGTCTGGTCAATGTTGCTGTTGCAGATCCCCTCGTTGAGCAGGAAGCAGGGGTCCCTCACCACCGAATCCAGGGAGTCCTGCCTCATGATGTTGTTCAGCTTGTCCGTGTTCAGGTTCTGGTACATCAGCTGGTTACGGAGCTGGCGAAAGTGGCTGACACTGGGGCTGGTGGGGCTTGCCGGCAGGCCCCCGTTGGTACCGAGGCCCTGGGCCGGGCTGCTGGACAAGGAGTCATCGCAGCCGTTTGCCAGGTccaggcagcagctgcagcagtccaGGCCGATGGGCGAGCGGCAGTCATCGTCTGACATCTTGAAGTGCGgctggatgaagaggagagacgCCCAGGTGTGGAAGTGCAGGTGTAGGAATCTCAGAGACTGAGGTGTGTCTAGATGAAAGACAAGGTGAAAGACTGAACagctgaggaagagagagatcagatcagagagacaggcaggcagcCGGGTTCTGTCTCCACGCCGGGGCCAGGAGGTGCTGAAAGGCAGGTTGAGTTCCTCCCTGAGAGGTGCAGTCACGCTGGGCCACTCAGACTGCTTTCTATCCCTGAGTTTTCTCCTCCTGTGGCTCTGCCGCGTTTAGCCTTTTGTTCGGGGCCGACGCTGCCTCCACTGTGGTAGGATCGAGAGTGAAcgccccgcacacacacacacacgcacacacatacacactcacgcGCACCGATTCAGCAGGAGTGCGCTTGAAAGCAAAACCCAGAAGCTGCTTGCTGcttatcactttttttttccccctgcactttttctttttttttttttctttggtgtgcCTAGAGACAGTGGGAGGGAGctaaaagaaaagggagggagggagacggagagggtGGGGAAACCCCTGTGATTGGTAAGAGGCATCGATGGTTACGCGCGATGGgacctccttctttttttttctttctcagccGGCCGTGCACACATTCAGAGGaagggaaacagacagagagggagtaGAGCGTCAGAGCATGCTTGAAACATGTGCGGCAGCTCAGCCAGCTCCACCCTGCGATGCTGACAGCACAAGGAGTGGCTGAGCGAGAGGGAGGCTGCAGGAACTCGCACTAAGGCTTCGATAACACTTCTGCCACGCTAATTtgtgaaaagcagaaaaaaaaatctaaacaaagaaatgtttccagTGGATATGCATTGCCAGCACGGCACATTacatgcttttcaaaataaaacgaaGTCTTCGAGCTCATGTGCTTTTCAGCCATGTTGCCTTCCTCAGCTATAGGAATCATATATTGCTCTTTTGGTAACACTTTTAAATCAGGAAATGCTTGCATATTAAGATGCGTATTGATTGGTTATTGGTTCCTTTTTAATGCCCTTTCCTGCACGAACACATTCTGCAACTGCTAGGCCAATAAATGAGAGCTTTTCCCTCAATTACCTCCTAATTACTGCTTATTGATCGAAGGAGCGGTCATTAGTAGTGGGATTTGTCCAAGCACTAGTAAATGTTATGAGCAAGACCCGACTTTAAAATGAGGTTCAAAAGGACTTAATTTAGCATAACTTGGATGCTATTaacacttgttttgtgttttgctgcatgTCAACAGACCACAAGtgttattaaaggtgcaatttgtcagatgtttagcttaaaacattaaaaaaaaataatcaaacatcATCTGAAATTTGGTGTTTCATACAAAGACGCCACCCCTTGGCCTGAAAACCTTCACCACTGAGCTTCCGGTTCAGGCAGACTCAAGCCAGCTAATAGgaagctgcactgctaactgagctaattggcaaACAGTGGACGGTATCAGCAGTTTGCGGTTACTGGAGTACTagtttgacaggtggccaattcttacatattacacctttttTAAGGGAGATAGAAAACTATTCTTTTGGCATTCACACCTTTGAAAGGCCCAAACTAAGATAAGCATATTAACATTGTAAATGAGGAAATGACAACTTCCTTACTTACTATCACTTACTACTTGCAGAATGCTccaaagagtttgtttttttggatcGTTCCACCGCTTTCCCacccatcttttgttttgtccaatcagcttgtttttttaaaatctgttgctgcagcaaaattcagaataagcacatatttgcaaaaaaaaagaaaaaaaaatcaatggagGTGATGAGGTGTAACATTTAAGAGACTGTCTTTGCACGCAAACCCTGCACAGGTAAGAGAGTCCAGACAGGTTGATGGGTGGCGATCAATATGGACCGCAGAGCTCGTTGCTCAGTCTTTGTACAATCTTTTTACAGTGATGCGTTTCTCTAAGTAGCGCTGACGTCATGATATGAAGAAATATAtgatgaacaaacacactgatgtcatttgaTGTGCTCTCAACTTGCTAAACTCAACACAAACGCCATCTTATCAGGCCTCCGTTGTGTTTGCTTACAATTTTGTCAATTTTCATATCTGTTGATCTGTTCAAAACAGTTCTGGATTGGGTAAGAGCGTGCTTTGTACTCGCCTCCAGACGAGTGTTTCACAAGCCCTGTTCAAATACCAGGACAATGTCATTACAAGCGCACAGACAGCTCCAGAGGGGAATGCACCGCTGAGCCCCCTGACCTCGACCGCTGACCAACAAGCGCGCCGCATGCTGTCCACAGATGGCCGGTCATGCAAGAACACAACAACGGGATAATTACAAATAGCACGTCTCACTCGGAggcatgctgctgttttctgccgCAGTAAAAGATGTCACACCACGCATTGTTGGGTAGCAGTGGGATCAATTAagcagagaaaatgactgaCTATTGCTTTATTGAGTGTGTAATGATGTCCTCCGGCAGGGCGGCTTCTGCAGTTTGGTTGGTGGAAAGGGTGGGATTGAGGGCTAATTTGGGTAGAggctgccctctagtggcaaAAAGTTAGTGTAACCATAGACGTGGAATCCGAGTGGGATCACTGTCTGGTGGCACAAATAAAGGCAATAAGTTTCCACTTaagaaattgttttgttttgttttttttaaatgacactcCTCCACCTGAAAGCCACCATAAATTAACCTAACCCAACTTCTTATTTTCACTGACATCGGTCTGCTGATTGcattcacattttaattcaaaattcAAGAATTTGTATTTAACCAGGGccttatttttgcattttccattATTCATATGAATTAATAAGGCATTTAACACTCAAGGTGTAAATCCTCTGTCCTCAGTGTGAGTGTGGTTCAAAGCTGTTGTCCCAGCTGAACACACTTCCAGTAAAGACAGTAGGCCTTTCCTGGAAGCGCttgtgaaacagtgaaaacaatatCGGACAACAACTTTAATAATAAAGATTATaaatcaggaaaaaacaaaatggtacAGTCACAAGGGAGCTCACCATATAACAGTATACAGTAACTCTCAAATGAGTTACAGTCTGTTGTCTCTGACACCCGGAAGAAACAAAGCATCACAAATGAAAGATCAACACTGAAGCAATAGTTTGACCCTTGGGAAATATACATATTTGCTTTCCTGCCAAGAGTTAGATTTGAAGATCAATACCGCTCTCATATCCGTGTTTAAAATATGAGGTAGTTGGAGCCAGCAGCCATTTAGCGGAGACTCCAGGCAGGTTTGCAGCCAAGAAATAGTCTGGCGCATAATTCCTTGTAAAACTGCAAATTCGTTTTTGTACgaattaaacaaacaagttaTAAAGTGTTAATTAGACGGCTGTCAGAACCAGGCTGACTGCTccccctctgtttccagtctctgTTCCGGTCTGAGCTGCTGCCTCTCAATTCAGATTTTTACTGATGGATACAAGAGTagcagtgtttgggttttttttgttttgttttgtttttttttgctttttttctcgCCCTACGACATAAAGTGAATCAACACATAATCCAAAATGTCAAGCTTAACCTTTAGAGTCCGCATAGGGAGTATAACACAGTAATTAAACTAGCAAACGTACATGCAGAGCTCACAGGAGCAAAGGTAAAAAGAGTCAAATGCGTACGTGGTGGCCCAGCAGTCACGGTTTCAAATGTTAAAGGCTATTAGCAGCACATTAGCCTCAGACAGCTGGTATAACAGCTAGctatataataataaatcaacTATCACACAAGGGTGTAATAAAAAAGGAGAACCTGCAGATTATGGTTCAGTAACAACTTGTGGAGAGCATAGACCAAATCTCCGGACAGTAGACTGTGTTTCTTTGCCAGCATCTTTTGACATCTTTCCAGCCAGCAACGTTTTGGGTGATCTGCcatcttccttctccttctgtgGCCTAACACTTCAGTTAGCTCGTGAACGCAACGTTAGTGAAAGTGTTATTAATTAGACATgacagcatcaaacatgcattcCAGATGAATAAAAGGTACTGATCTAATCTTTTCTTAGCGGTTAGGGTCAATCtgcattcattaaaaataacatcatgaaaaCTTAAGTAGCAATTTGTCCAAGATGTCGTAGACATCAAAGACTGGCAAGCAGAGCTAAACAATACAGTCTCTGAAGAGAGCACAGTGGAAATGTCAGATCACTGTGTTTAACTTCATATCCTTACATGTTACAGCTGTGACAGAACGCAATTCAACCGCAAGTTGTCCATCCAGAAATCAGAGATTAGTTCTAGAAATTGCGTCATCACAGTGATTTGGTCCATATAATCAAATCTCGCTGGATGCAGCAATGCCAACTCCACCCTAACTGCCAAGGAAATGAGCtagtaacaaaaaaagaatgaaactAAAAGCTGCATATTTCAGGGTTAGCTGCTGAAGTCCGAGGACACGTCGGCATTACTACGACGGAGTCCAGAGGAGGATGTAACACAGGTGAGTCAGCTAATCACACAGGTTGTAAACATATTCCCAATTTAGATATACAATTTACAACACTTGATGTTGAAACCAGAGATCAGCGTCCCATTAGCTGCAATCATACATTGCAAAAAGTAAAAGGTAAACTAAAGAAAGAAGCCTCAATCATTCCTGGCTAACAATAATTCATCTCTTATTAATATGTCAGCAACCTACCAATTTATCCTTctataaatatttttaacatcaccaCAGAAATAACTAGGGAGCAAACCTGGTCGACTCTTCTTGATATGATGCTAGCTGACCGTAACATGTTAGCTAGCCAGTTAGTTAGGTAGCattttgctaacattagctaacctGAGATGTGACGATGCACAACGTGATGTGTCTGTGAGGTTTGTGTACTGTGACTTCAAAATCTCAATGTTACCTTGAAACAAATGTAGACGATGGTTTATAATTTCAGTTGCCGCACAGCCTAAATCTGCTCCTGACAAAATACGTCTTTGGTTTTGGGTGTCGGATCAACACAGTTCCTTccacatgtaaatgtgttgagGGGTTGCTTTCACAGGTCCTCCAGGAACATCTTTAAACCATCCTCTTGACTTGTTTCCTTTTAACACAGATGAACCTAGCACATAGCACATGGTCCTTTTAacaggaaaaggagaaagcTGACAGATGTTCATTCGGGCACCAAGTTTGCTCAACTGTTGAGCTGGAGTTGGAGCACAGGGGAGTACCGGGCAGTACTCAAATTTAAATCCGGCAGAAATCTGCACCGCTCTATGAGCTGAAGCCAATGTCACAGCAGGTGTTGTGCCTGTGACTGCTGATGGGAACCCCTGCTTTGACAAGACTGAATGTGTTGTGGCCAGAGGTGCAGAATGATTGAACGCCATACAGAACTGTGCAGCGACCTCACTTCAGTACTGTGTGATTCTGTGAGGATTTTCCATTTTAACTTTCAAAGGCACAAAAATTGGTTTGAACAGATTTCATGCATAAGTACTTAGATTCCAGCTGACAGCTGCAAATATGTAATACATattggttctggttctctggtAGCTTGTTTTGGGTGGAAATTTTTGTCTCCAGAAATGCCGACTGCAACGAGCTAAATGATGCGGACAGTCGGTATACATTATTAATTTGAGGAGAATTGCCTTTTACAGAGTAACTCCCACAGCTGTCTAAACTAGGTCAGTGAAAGTAGGATAGTTGAAGCTCACTGCTATCAGTGGCACATTCCTAAAGTCTGTCCAAATAACACTGATAGGCTCAGTCAGGCTGTGAAACACACAACCACCTCTTGCTCTCATGTGCATTTAGCAGACAAACAAGTGATAATGGACATGTGTTGCAGGTTAGGATGTGGGGTTTCTAATGTTTTCTTACTGGGGAGAGTGTGTCATCTCTTGGTTTGGGCATTTTTATGAATTTTCTAAATACTGGACCAGAAGGCACAAACCAAACCCTGGTTAAAGAGCGGGCCTTTCACATTACACGTTTAAAGAAATGCTAAAACAGCACTGAATCCCAGGGCTATCATTACATTAAAAGTAAccttcagaaaaacaacaccattATTTGTATGAACTGCTAAAATTAAAAACGTAAAATCTTTATTGTCATCACACCCAGACAAAACGGTATCCTCTCTGTAGTAAAATAAGACGTTATAGGTGCTTTGTTCCCGAATCACTCATACACTGTAGGCAGCTTTTGGGTGCACTGAAAATGACCAGTCTGTTATTTACTGTAAGtctgagtatttttttatttttattatgtcATATTTCCATACGATGTCTCCTCTGCTTGGTTACCAGAACCCCATGGAGTctgaaaaagaacaacataAGTGTGTTGGTTGGCGCTAAAGTAAAGCAGGTGAACTCACAGTCAAAACCACAAGGACATAGTTGTGCTTGGTTCATTTCCCAGTGCCCAGCAACTTGGAGGATGGCTTGTTTATTGGAATGAGTTCGTAGACTGTCCGTCACCAAGTTTGTCATCAGAATGAGTCAAAAattgaaataatatttttgtatttttggtccagatttttgttgtttttatagaaGACTCTGCTGcattaaatgtca
Encoded here:
- the tsc22d3 gene encoding TSC22 domain family protein 3 isoform X1, with amino-acid sequence MSDDDCRSPIGLDCCSCCLDLANGCDDSLSSSPAQGLGTNGGLPASPTSPSVSHFRQLRNQLMYQNLNTDKLNNIMRQDSLDSVVRDPCFLLNEGICNSNIDQTMLSILLFFHSASGASVVAIDNKIEQAMDLVKNHLMYAVREEVEILKEQIKELAEKNNQLERENYLLKNLASPEQLEKFQSRIPTDVLLDNQSGQVTPDQQQTFIHSTGSAV